Proteins encoded within one genomic window of Haematobia irritans isolate KBUSLIRL chromosome 5, ASM5000362v1, whole genome shotgun sequence:
- the Tsp42Ep gene encoding tetraspanin 42Ep, which translates to MGALFNTVKGFVFGFNIICVIIGLATLVIDVLGIKNSTPGTDSHACFILGMLLCGLLVMTAVVGCYGICSEVLGVNVIYSIFMLSLLILQCLQLRSFQPHGIYFHSLQELEVAWRNVGTDPKAMDNIQMQLKCCGLFNAQDYAYKHLPIPSSCYSKDNDIAQFNQSGCLEVQWKSHAIMTRRQQMFNWALLIAESLTLFYAFVLCILIWRRQNRIDHHRDGQNDAVGRAIVQQNNIGSRYPLL; encoded by the exons atgggAGCTTTATTTAATACAGTTAAAggatttgtttttggtttcaatATCATTTGTGTG atcatTGGCTTAGCTACCTTAGTAATTGATGTATTGGGTATTAAAAATTCGACACCGGGAACTGATAGCCATGCATGTTTTATTCTTGGAATGCTGTTATGTGGACTTTTGGTTATGACAGCAGTTGTTGGCTGTTATGGCATCTGTAGTGAAGTTCTTGGAGTAAATGTTATC TATTCAATATTTATGCTTTCACTGTTGATCTTGCAATGCCTCCAGTTGCGCTCATTTCAGCCGCATGGAATTTACTTCCACTCATTACAAGAACTGGAGGTTGCTTGGCGAAATGTTGGAACAGATCCCAAGGCTATGGACAATATCCAAATGCAA CTAAAGTGTTGTGGTCTATTCAATGCACAGGACTACGCTTACAAGCATTTGCCGATTCCATCCAGTTGCTATAGCAAGGATAACGACATAGCACAATTCAATCAAAGTGGATGTTTGGAAGTCCAATGGAAATCACATGCTATTATGACAAGAAGACAACAAATGTTCAACTGGGCCTTGTTAATTGCCGag TCCTTAACGTTATTCTATGCCTTCGTTTTGTGCATTTTAATATGGAGACGTCAGAATCGTATAGACCATCATAGAGATGGTCAAAATGATGCAGTTGGAAGGGCAATTGTCCAGCAAAATAACATTGGTTCACGGTATCCTCTGTTGTAG